TGCCGCCGGCGAGACACAGAAGATTTTCGCGGGCTACAAGGTCCATATCCTGTCCAACGGGCAGGTGATCAGCGATGTCTGAAATCAGCCAAGCGGAGGCTCCATGGACACCGGCCTGACCACCATCCCCGAGGCCTCGATCGAGAAGCACCGGGCCACGGCGCATAGCTTCATCACGCGCATCGTCGTGCTGGAGGACCCTTCCCGCGAGGCTGGCACGGCGCTGGCCGGCACCAACCGCCGCTTCGTCTCCACCGTTTCGACTGGCTCGGTACGCCGCACGCGCGAGGTGGAACTGGCAAAGACGGTGGGTGCGATCCATCCCGACGATCAATTGCTGTCCATTCCCCAGCACACCCTGCTCTACCGCGCCCGGCGCGGAATTGCTGTGGCGCTGGCCATTGCCGAAGTGTTTGCGCAGGGCACCGACCTCGAAGGTCTGCAAGCGCAGAATGCCCGCTCGCCCCTGCAGGGCGACGAGGCCGCGCGCTTCAGGAAGCTTCTGTCGTCGTCCGCCTATATCGCCGCTTTCGGCTTCGCCGCCTATCTCTACCAGCTGATCGACAGCGACGGCGAAGCACCGAACGACATCGCCGAGCCCGACTTCCTGTTCGACACGCCGCAGGATGCGGTAAAGTCGATCGTTTCCGGTCTCGACAGGGCGCTCACAGGCGCGAAGGACGATGCCGATTTGATGACCCGTGCCCGCTCTTTCGCGCGCGTCGCCATCGACGGCCTGCTGCAGCGCAAGACCCGGCTGGACGGTGCCCTTGGGCCTTTCGAGAACAGCCATATCCGCATCAACGCCGACGACTTCACACTCGACGGCTTCGACGTGGCGCCCGGCAAGCGCAGCAAGCCGCTGGTCATGAGCTTTAAAAAGCCGGAGGAAGTGGTCGGCAACCACATCGCCAAGTACCAGTCGGTCAAGCTCGCGAAGATGCTGATGGCCTATGACTTCGATCGCGAACTCAATCCGTTCGTCGAACTCGGCGGCTTCCTGTTCACCTTCATCGGTGACGGCGCGCCCGGCACAGGCAAGACGACCCTGATCCAGATGATCGCCGGCCTCGTCAACGATTATTGCCAGATCGCCGGCTACCCCTTCGTCTACGAGAATTTCGGCGTCGACCAGATCTCGTCCTATCAGGGCAAGTCGGGCCAGAACTGCCGCCAGTTCATCAACAACGTGCTCGACCCGCGCGCCATCGGCTTCGGCACCATCGACGACATCGATCAGGTGGCGGCAAAGCGCTCCGACGACCGCGCCTCGGCCGGTCAGCAGGAAATCACCGGCGTGCTGATGGATGCCTTTGCGGGAGCGGCGACGGTCGTGCGCGGCAATTGCGCCTTCGGCATGTTTTCCAACTACCCCGAGAATGTGGACGACGCGCTGCGCCAGCGGGCCGGCGCGCGCTGGCTGGTGGACGGGCCGCAGACGCGCGAGGACTACATTGACATCTTCGTGCTACTCGCTGGAAAGAATCATAAAATCCCGCTCGGCGATCACCGGCTTTACGCCGCGCAGGAAATCCAGCGCGCTGTTTCTGAAGCCTATGAGAGCCATGCCCGGCCACAGGAAGACGGGCTTGCGCGGGTCTATGAGCGCTACGTGAAGGAGAACGGCGAACCGAAGACGCTGGCCGACATCGGCGACTACCTGCACCGCATCAAGGAGGCGGAGCCCCGCTTCACCGGCCGCGCCATCAAGAACGTCACGGACGCCATCAAGATGCGCGCCATGGACATCGAACTGCCGGATGACTGGTTCGAAAAGCCCGAAACCTTCATGCACAAACCCTACGACGACAAGAAGGCCATGATCGAGGAACTGCGCGGGCCGTTCTCGATGGACATGGTGATGCAGGAGATCAACCGCTACGCCGATTCCGAATTCCGCTACGCCGACAAGTCCGACGATGCCGCGGTGGAGAAACTCCTGCGCGATGCCCGCCTGCGCGAACGCGCCGCCCGCGAAATGGAAGATCTGAAGAAACAGGGGCTGTGGAATGCGTGAGGGCCGTCCTTCACATCTTCGGAAGGCGGCTGCCTGATGCCCTCCCGGTTTCCCCTGCTGCGCGACAGCGCCCTTATTTACGGCCGCCTGCTCACGGTGGACGAACCGCATCTGATCGAGCGCTACAACAAGGCGCTCAAGGCGTTCGGCCTGTCGCCCACCGACCTGCAGGCCTTCGAGATCGACCGCACCGGCTTCTCGCCGCAGGTGGCGGAGGAATTGGGCGACCTGTCCTATCTCGATCCCAACGGCGTCAACCGGCGCTTCATCATTCTCACCCCGGCGCAGATCGACCTGCCGGTGGTTCACACTGCCTTTTCAAACACATCGCAACTGATGTTCGAGTTCATGACCCGCAACCAGCGGGCCATCAACGCGCTGACCATCAAGGATGTGATCTATGGCGAGATCGACGATTCGGTTTCGACCGTCGAGGACATCGAGGACCTGCTGTCGATCAGCCAGGTCGAATTCCGGGTGCTGTCGGCAGAGGACGTTCTCGGCAAGGCGGCTGAGCTCGGCACGCTTGTCGACCGCCTGAAGCAGGAACCAGACGCCTGGCGCGACGACGCCATGCTGGAACGGATGGTGGAACTGGCGCGCATCTGCGGCGACATCCGTGAGAACGCGCTGGTTCCCGATCAGGTCATCTTTCGCCACAATGCCTACTGGACCAGCCATTTCGGCGGCCTCTACGTGTTCATCGATCCCGATGTGACCACTGTCATCTGCGATCCGTCCGCACCCGGTTTCCGGCGCTCGCGCCCATGGCAGGTCAGCTATATCTCGATCTTCGACGCAGATCGCGTGTTTCGCTTTCTTGCCGAAACCGGACGCCTCGAACTGCCGCGCGCTTCATGGATAGAGGCGTCCGGCTATCTCGAACACCGCGCCGAAATGGTGGTGCGCAGCCTGATCCGCGATGCGGAACCGGAGCGAAACCTGTCCGAGGTCGACAAGGTCTGGCTTCAGACATGGATCCACAACAATGCTGCACGCATCAACAGCGACGGAAATTTTCCGTTCCTGAATGCCGCCAAGCGTGAAATCCGCCAGCTTGGCCAGCTGCGCATCGACGAGGTGCCGCCCCGGCAGCGCTTCCTTGTGGTTCGGGCCCGGCCAGACCATCCCGATGCGTGGCTGACGAACAGGCTGATTTCGGACTTCGTGCCGCAGGACTTCGTCTCGCGCTACGTCTTCAACAAGCAGGGCTTTTACACCGAGTATGAGACCTACAGCCAGAACTGGCGGGCTCATGTTGTGGATGTCCTGAAAACCGCATATCTGAAGGACAAGCGGGCATTTCGTGCCCGCCTCTACGGTCTGACTGACTGAACCGCAGCGGGGTAGAATGCCATGCTTGATCCGATCGTGAACTTCATCACCCGGATATTCCATTGGATCGGACGTGGCGTCGGCTTCGTGATCGGCATCATCCTGTGGCCGTTCATGTGGGTCGGGCGCTGGTATCTGCAACGCAGCCTGATCCTGAAGGCCGTGCTCGGCGGCATCGTCGCCGTCATCGTGGCCATGTATGGCTACTTCTTCTACGTCACCCAGTTCTGGACCAACTTCAATCCGGATTACCCGGCAGCTCTCGTTGATACCCGGGGCACGGCCGGTGCCGGCGACCCGGTCACGCCGGCCGCGATTTCAGCGACGGTCGGCGGCGAGCCGGCGCCCACCTGCAAACCATCTGCGATTGCCCTCACTTCGGCCGATCTGATCGACTTCAACGTCAACCAGAATGCCTGGATTTCGTCCATGGTGCTGTCCAAGGTCGGCCTGCTCGGCATCGAATGGCGCAACACACCCTTCTTCGACAACAAGGCAGCCTTCCAGCTTGGCATCAATCAGGTGATGCGCCGCACCACCACGGAGCTTGTCGACACTCTTGGCCGCGTGCGCGGCACTTCGCAGATCGACCAGAATCTGCAGAATGCCCGCACGAACCTCGCATGGAGCGAAACTGCCTGGTACATCGGCTGGCGTGGCCCGACCCGCCCGACCCCCAGCCTCTATCGCGAGGCCATCAAAAATCTGCGCGATTTCAACGACAGCCTTCAAAAATGCCAGTCGACCTTCGATGCCCGCGCCGACAATCTGATGCAGTTCCTCGACCGCATCGCCGGCGACATCGGCTCGACCTCGGACATTCTGCGCCAGCGCATCGAAGCATCGGATGCCGGCTGGTTTGATGTACGCGCCGATGACCGCTTCTGGTTCGCCTATGGCCAGCTTTATGCGTATTATGGCGTTCTGGTTGCAGCCCGCTCAGACTTTGCATCGGTCATTGCCGAGCGCAATCTGACCACGCTGTGGACCCGCATGGAGGGTCAGTTGCGCGCTTCGCTCGACGTTCAGCCATGGATCATCTCCAACGGCAACGAGTCCAGCGCCTTCTTCCCCTCGCATCTGGCGACGATGGGATTCAACCTGTTGCAGGTGCGTTCCAACATCGTGGAACTTCGCTCCATTCTGGATCGCTAGAGCATCGGACCGAAAAGTGGAATCCGGTTTTCGGTTATTCCGGTGATCCAGGACAGATGCGACAGGCGATCCCTGTCGCTTTCTCATCATCTTGCGCCTGTTTTGGAATGGCACCGGCCATTTCCCGCAGGTTTTATCGCTGTTCCGGACAGCCCATCTAAGAGGGA
This genomic stretch from Aquamicrobium lusatiense harbors:
- a CDS encoding AAA family ATPase; protein product: MDTGLTTIPEASIEKHRATAHSFITRIVVLEDPSREAGTALAGTNRRFVSTVSTGSVRRTREVELAKTVGAIHPDDQLLSIPQHTLLYRARRGIAVALAIAEVFAQGTDLEGLQAQNARSPLQGDEAARFRKLLSSSAYIAAFGFAAYLYQLIDSDGEAPNDIAEPDFLFDTPQDAVKSIVSGLDRALTGAKDDADLMTRARSFARVAIDGLLQRKTRLDGALGPFENSHIRINADDFTLDGFDVAPGKRSKPLVMSFKKPEEVVGNHIAKYQSVKLAKMLMAYDFDRELNPFVELGGFLFTFIGDGAPGTGKTTLIQMIAGLVNDYCQIAGYPFVYENFGVDQISSYQGKSGQNCRQFINNVLDPRAIGFGTIDDIDQVAAKRSDDRASAGQQEITGVLMDAFAGAATVVRGNCAFGMFSNYPENVDDALRQRAGARWLVDGPQTREDYIDIFVLLAGKNHKIPLGDHRLYAAQEIQRAVSEAYESHARPQEDGLARVYERYVKENGEPKTLADIGDYLHRIKEAEPRFTGRAIKNVTDAIKMRAMDIELPDDWFEKPETFMHKPYDDKKAMIEELRGPFSMDMVMQEINRYADSEFRYADKSDDAAVEKLLRDARLRERAAREMEDLKKQGLWNA
- a CDS encoding DUF6638 family protein, which codes for MPSRFPLLRDSALIYGRLLTVDEPHLIERYNKALKAFGLSPTDLQAFEIDRTGFSPQVAEELGDLSYLDPNGVNRRFIILTPAQIDLPVVHTAFSNTSQLMFEFMTRNQRAINALTIKDVIYGEIDDSVSTVEDIEDLLSISQVEFRVLSAEDVLGKAAELGTLVDRLKQEPDAWRDDAMLERMVELARICGDIRENALVPDQVIFRHNAYWTSHFGGLYVFIDPDVTTVICDPSAPGFRRSRPWQVSYISIFDADRVFRFLAETGRLELPRASWIEASGYLEHRAEMVVRSLIRDAEPERNLSEVDKVWLQTWIHNNAARINSDGNFPFLNAAKREIRQLGQLRIDEVPPRQRFLVVRARPDHPDAWLTNRLISDFVPQDFVSRYVFNKQGFYTEYETYSQNWRAHVVDVLKTAYLKDKRAFRARLYGLTD
- a CDS encoding DUF2333 family protein: MLDPIVNFITRIFHWIGRGVGFVIGIILWPFMWVGRWYLQRSLILKAVLGGIVAVIVAMYGYFFYVTQFWTNFNPDYPAALVDTRGTAGAGDPVTPAAISATVGGEPAPTCKPSAIALTSADLIDFNVNQNAWISSMVLSKVGLLGIEWRNTPFFDNKAAFQLGINQVMRRTTTELVDTLGRVRGTSQIDQNLQNARTNLAWSETAWYIGWRGPTRPTPSLYREAIKNLRDFNDSLQKCQSTFDARADNLMQFLDRIAGDIGSTSDILRQRIEASDAGWFDVRADDRFWFAYGQLYAYYGVLVAARSDFASVIAERNLTTLWTRMEGQLRASLDVQPWIISNGNESSAFFPSHLATMGFNLLQVRSNIVELRSILDR